A section of the Chryseobacterium ginsenosidimutans genome encodes:
- a CDS encoding CoA transferase subunit B, which yields MLTKEQIAKRISKELKDRYYVNLGIGIPTLVANYVPDGISVEFQSENGVLGMGPFPFEGEEDADVINAGKQTITILEGGSFFDSAFSFGMIRGQKVDLTILGAMEVSENGDIANWKIPGKMVKGMGGAMDLVASAENIIVAMMHVNKAGESKILKKCTLPLTGVNCVKRVVTELAVLDVTPAGFKLIERAPGVSVEHIIQSTEADLIIDGEIPEMQF from the coding sequence ATGCTCACAAAAGAACAAATTGCAAAAAGAATTTCAAAAGAACTGAAAGACCGTTACTATGTAAACCTAGGAATAGGAATCCCGACGTTGGTCGCTAACTACGTTCCGGATGGCATCTCGGTAGAATTTCAGAGTGAAAACGGAGTGTTGGGAATGGGGCCTTTTCCTTTCGAAGGCGAGGAAGATGCAGATGTCATCAACGCAGGAAAACAGACGATCACTATTTTGGAAGGTGGTTCATTCTTCGATTCTGCTTTCAGTTTCGGGATGATCAGAGGTCAGAAAGTAGATCTTACCATTCTTGGAGCAATGGAGGTTTCGGAAAACGGAGACATCGCCAACTGGAAAATCCCTGGAAAAATGGTAAAAGGAATGGGTGGCGCCATGGATTTGGTGGCTTCTGCTGAAAATATTATCGTTGCGATGATGCATGTAAATAAAGCGGGAGAAAGTAAAATTCTTAAAAAATGTACACTTCCTCTAACCGGAGTTAATTGTGTAAAAAGAGTTGTTACCGAATTAGCGGTTTTAGATGTAACTCCTGCAGGTTTCAAGCTTATTGAAAGAGCACCTGGAGTTTCAGTAGAACATATTATACAATCTACAGAAGCAGATTTGATCATTGACGGAGAAATTCCTGAAATGCAATTTTAA
- a CDS encoding DUF4197 domain-containing protein: MRKTILLAGILLFSVSAQAQILDILKSTVKDKTGIDLNTPVKTTTASTTSTSTSKSTTTTTSPINLGNLTSTQISTGLKDALSLGVTEGVKKLGVTDGFLKNEAVKILMPEKLRKIDTTLRSVGLGSLADQGVKLLNRAAEDAVTEAAPIFTKAITSMTITDAKNILLGSDNSATNYLQGKTQSQLFTAFQPKVKASLGKVGADTLWKSIISKYNTLTGQAVTTDLNEYVTTETINGVFKMVADKESGIRNTPAMRTTSILQKVFGAQDRK, encoded by the coding sequence ATGAGAAAAACAATTTTATTGGCAGGAATACTATTATTTTCAGTTTCTGCACAGGCACAAATTTTAGATATACTTAAATCTACTGTAAAAGATAAAACCGGAATCGATCTAAATACTCCCGTAAAAACAACTACAGCTTCTACAACTTCTACTTCCACCTCCAAAAGTACTACAACGACAACCTCTCCTATTAATCTTGGAAATCTTACGTCAACACAAATCTCGACAGGATTAAAAGATGCGCTAAGTCTGGGCGTAACTGAAGGAGTAAAAAAGCTGGGTGTGACCGATGGTTTTCTTAAAAATGAAGCTGTAAAAATCTTAATGCCAGAAAAATTAAGAAAAATTGATACAACTTTGCGCTCAGTTGGTTTGGGAAGTTTAGCCGATCAAGGTGTAAAATTATTGAACAGAGCTGCAGAAGACGCCGTAACAGAAGCTGCTCCGATTTTTACAAAAGCAATTACTTCAATGACCATTACTGATGCTAAAAATATCTTGTTGGGAAGTGATAACTCTGCAACAAATTATCTGCAAGGTAAAACTCAGAGCCAACTGTTTACCGCTTTTCAGCCAAAAGTAAAGGCTTCATTAGGAAAAGTAGGCGCAGATACCTTGTGGAAAAGTATAATTTCAAAATATAATACCTTGACGGGACAAGCTGTAACGACGGATCTTAACGAATATGTCACAACTGAAACTATTAATGGGGTTTTCAAAATGGTTGCTGATAAAGAAAGCGGAATCCGAAATACGCCTGCAATGAGAACAACAAGTATTTTGCAGAAAGTTTTTGGAGCGCAGGATAGGAAATAA
- a CDS encoding glycoside hydrolase family 20 protein, whose product MIRAFLVFLVLVPNLFYSQNKLNLIPYPQKVQINEGNFAVPDVIMLNSNLPKEETEYFKNKEGSNLKFQNSGKSDVHLVYFQLPKLGNLQQNDEFYSLEINSKQIIIKSYTKQGYFLALQTLIQLFEEFKSGKKIPALKIEDQPKFAWRGMHLDVCRHFFTVEEVKQYIDYLAMYKLNTFHWHLTDDQGWRIEIKKYPKLTQIGSKRKESMIGAYVDNTFDGKPYGPYFYTQDQIKDVVKYAQNRHITVVPEIEMPGHALAALSAYPELACTKGPFEPATKWGVFDDVFCPKDETFKFLENVLDEVMALFPSQYIHIGGDECPKTRWKECTHCQELIKKNNLKDEHGLQSYFIHRIEKYVNSKGKKIIGWDEILEGGLAPNAAVMSWTGVNGGIEAAKSKHFAVMTPGSYCYFDHYQGDPATEPNAFGGFTPLDKVYSYNPIPAELNAEQAKYILGVQANLWTEYILDFKQVQYMIFPRLFALSEVGWGTSDPKNYKEFEERVINQFKILDKMNVNYAKSIYNVSGKVIPNNDGVSYELSTSQNSSGLRYTLDGTDPTANSQAYQNPIPVSKSMTIKSAYFEKGQLKSAISSQQFATSKTTGKTITLEQQPSENYSFGGAFTLVDGIIGNVKQLGKTWLGFQGKDVVATIDLGNNTQFSEIYFNTLENKGSWIHMGKSAQIFISDDNKNFKMIKGISAAEIQNAKGKIKLNVGNQNSKYIKIKIENAGVIPAGNPGADSKAWLFVDEIGAN is encoded by the coding sequence ATGATACGTGCTTTTTTAGTGTTTTTAGTATTAGTTCCAAACTTATTTTATTCTCAAAACAAGCTGAATTTAATTCCTTATCCTCAAAAAGTTCAAATAAATGAGGGGAATTTTGCTGTTCCGGATGTTATTATGTTAAATAGTAATTTACCAAAAGAAGAAACGGAATACTTTAAAAACAAGGAAGGCTCAAATCTGAAATTTCAAAATTCTGGTAAATCAGATGTACATTTGGTATATTTTCAGTTGCCAAAATTAGGTAATTTGCAGCAAAATGATGAGTTTTATTCTCTTGAAATCAATTCAAAACAGATTATCATAAAATCTTATACAAAACAGGGATATTTTTTAGCACTTCAAACTTTGATTCAGTTATTTGAAGAGTTTAAAAGTGGTAAAAAAATTCCAGCTTTAAAAATTGAAGATCAACCAAAATTTGCATGGCGCGGAATGCATCTGGATGTTTGCCGTCATTTTTTCACCGTTGAAGAAGTAAAACAATACATCGATTATTTAGCAATGTATAAATTGAATACGTTTCACTGGCATTTAACAGATGATCAGGGCTGGAGAATTGAAATTAAAAAATATCCGAAACTCACACAGATAGGTTCAAAACGTAAAGAATCCATGATCGGAGCTTATGTTGACAATACTTTTGATGGAAAGCCTTACGGGCCTTATTTTTACACCCAAGATCAAATAAAAGATGTGGTAAAATATGCTCAGAACCGACACATCACGGTAGTTCCTGAGATTGAAATGCCGGGTCACGCTTTGGCCGCTTTATCAGCATATCCTGAATTGGCTTGTACAAAAGGACCCTTCGAACCTGCTACAAAATGGGGAGTTTTTGATGATGTTTTTTGTCCGAAAGACGAAACTTTCAAATTCTTGGAAAATGTTTTGGATGAAGTAATGGCGCTTTTCCCTTCGCAATATATCCATATCGGAGGTGATGAATGTCCGAAAACAAGATGGAAAGAATGTACTCATTGTCAGGAATTAATTAAGAAAAATAATTTGAAAGATGAACATGGGTTACAAAGCTATTTCATTCACAGAATTGAAAAATATGTAAATTCTAAAGGCAAAAAAATCATCGGTTGGGATGAGATTTTGGAAGGCGGATTGGCACCAAATGCAGCCGTAATGAGCTGGACAGGCGTAAATGGTGGAATTGAAGCCGCAAAATCAAAACATTTTGCCGTAATGACTCCCGGCTCTTATTGCTATTTTGATCATTATCAGGGAGATCCCGCAACGGAACCCAATGCTTTCGGAGGTTTCACGCCTTTGGATAAAGTTTATTCTTACAACCCGATTCCGGCAGAATTAAATGCTGAACAGGCAAAATATATTTTGGGAGTTCAGGCGAATTTATGGACGGAATATATTCTTGATTTTAAACAGGTTCAATACATGATTTTCCCAAGATTATTTGCCCTTTCTGAAGTCGGTTGGGGAACTTCTGATCCTAAAAACTATAAAGAATTTGAAGAAAGAGTGATCAATCAGTTCAAAATTTTGGATAAAATGAATGTGAATTATGCGAAAAGTATTTACAACGTTTCAGGAAAAGTTATTCCAAATAATGACGGAGTTTCGTATGAACTTTCAACTTCACAAAATTCGAGCGGGCTCCGATATACTTTAGATGGCACAGATCCAACTGCAAATTCTCAGGCATATCAAAATCCAATTCCAGTTTCAAAATCAATGACGATAAAATCAGCTTATTTTGAAAAAGGACAATTGAAAAGTGCAATATCTTCGCAACAATTTGCAACATCAAAAACCACAGGAAAAACGATAACGTTAGAACAACAACCGAGCGAAAATTATTCTTTTGGTGGAGCTTTCACTTTAGTTGACGGGATTATCGGAAATGTAAAACAATTGGGCAAAACATGGCTTGGTTTTCAGGGAAAAGATGTTGTCGCAACGATTGATTTAGGAAATAATACGCAATTTTCAGAAATATATTTCAATACATTAGAAAACAAAGGAAGCTGGATTCATATGGGAAAATCTGCACAGATTTTTATTTCTGACGATAATAAAAATTTCAAAATGATTAAAGGAATTTCTGCAGCAGAAATTCAGAATGCAAAAGGAAAAATTAAATTAAATGTAGGAAATCAAAATTCAAAATATATAAAAATTAAAATAGAAAACGCAGGAGTTATACCAGCCGGAAATCCGGGAGCAGATTCAAAAGCTTGGCTTTTTGTTGATGAAATCGGAGCTAATTAA
- a CDS encoding isoaspartyl peptidase/L-asparaginase family protein, producing MNSRRKFLKNTALVSSALLLNPLDLIAKDIPENNNKIVNKPIVLSTWNFGLKANEEAWTILGKGGRALDAVEKGVRLVENDPTERSVGYGGRPDRDGRVTLDACIMDENYNIGSVACIENIKNPISVARAVMEKTPHVMLVGDGALQFAVSQGFKKENILTAESEKEWKDWLKDSKYQPIVNIENHDTIGMIALDAQGNLSGACTTSGMAFKMHGRVGDSPIIGAGLFVDNEVGAATATGHGEEVIRTVGTHLVVELMRQGRNPQQACKEAVERIVQITKKRNKNLKDIQVGFIALNKKGEYGSYCIQDGFNFAVYDQKGNRLEKPEFALKP from the coding sequence ATGAACTCAAGAAGAAAATTTCTAAAAAATACAGCATTGGTATCTTCCGCATTATTGTTGAATCCATTGGATTTAATTGCTAAAGATATACCTGAAAATAACAACAAAATTGTCAATAAACCAATTGTTCTTTCCACATGGAATTTCGGGTTAAAAGCCAACGAAGAAGCATGGACTATTCTAGGAAAAGGCGGAAGAGCTCTGGATGCGGTGGAAAAAGGGGTTCGTTTAGTTGAAAATGATCCGACAGAAAGAAGCGTTGGTTACGGTGGCCGTCCCGACAGAGATGGAAGAGTGACTTTGGATGCGTGCATTATGGATGAAAATTACAACATCGGCTCAGTTGCTTGTATCGAAAATATTAAAAACCCGATTTCCGTTGCCAGAGCGGTGATGGAAAAAACGCCGCACGTCATGTTGGTGGGTGATGGAGCTTTACAATTTGCCGTTTCTCAAGGTTTTAAAAAAGAAAATATTCTGACTGCCGAATCTGAAAAAGAATGGAAAGATTGGTTGAAAGACAGTAAATATCAACCTATCGTTAATATTGAAAACCATGACACCATCGGAATGATTGCGTTGGATGCACAGGGGAATCTTTCCGGAGCCTGTACAACGAGTGGAATGGCTTTCAAAATGCACGGAAGAGTAGGAGATTCCCCTATTATCGGAGCGGGTTTATTCGTTGATAATGAGGTGGGTGCGGCAACGGCGACCGGTCACGGTGAAGAGGTGATTAGAACAGTAGGAACTCATTTGGTTGTAGAATTGATGCGTCAGGGAAGAAATCCACAACAGGCTTGTAAAGAAGCAGTTGAAAGAATTGTTCAAATTACAAAGAAACGAAATAAGAATTTAAAAGATATTCAGGTTGGTTTTATTGCCTTAAATAAAAAAGGGGAATATGGCTCATATTGTATTCAGGATGGATTTAATTTTGCGGTGTACGATCAAAAAGGAAACCGTCTGGAAAAGCCTGAATTTGCTTTGAAACCTTAA
- a CDS encoding copper homeostasis protein CutC, producing MSKIEIACFNPKSAIIAFENGADRIELCDGLSEGGTTPNFEDAKQLREKINIPIFVMIRPRGGDFIYSDAEFEQMKEELIQLKSLNVDGFVFGILDENDEVNIEQNKTLVKLANPLPCTFHRAFDRAKDLENSLEKVIECGFKTILTSGQKLNVSEGKENLKKLVELSNRRIEILVGGGLRSTNIQEIREMTNANYFHSSAITDGGAFANADEVVALKNK from the coding sequence ATGTCAAAAATAGAAATAGCCTGTTTCAACCCGAAATCCGCAATCATCGCTTTTGAAAACGGAGCCGACAGAATAGAATTGTGTGACGGATTAAGCGAAGGCGGAACAACACCCAATTTTGAGGACGCAAAGCAACTTCGAGAAAAAATAAACATTCCGATTTTTGTGATGATTCGTCCTCGTGGTGGTGATTTCATCTATTCCGATGCTGAATTTGAGCAGATGAAAGAAGAATTAATTCAATTGAAATCCTTGAATGTTGACGGTTTTGTTTTCGGGATTTTAGATGAAAATGATGAGGTAAATATTGAACAAAATAAAACTTTGGTCAAATTGGCAAATCCTCTTCCGTGCACTTTTCATCGTGCTTTCGACAGGGCGAAAGATCTAGAAAATTCTTTAGAAAAAGTAATTGAATGCGGTTTCAAAACAATTCTTACTTCAGGTCAAAAACTAAATGTTTCGGAAGGAAAGGAAAACCTTAAAAAGCTGGTTGAACTGTCAAACAGGAGAATTGAAATTCTTGTCGGTGGCGGACTTCGCTCCACAAATATTCAGGAAATCCGAGAAATGACTAATGCCAACTATTTCCATTCTTCCGCAATCACTGATGGGGGTGCTTTTGCCAATGCTGATGAAGTAGTAGCTTTAAAGAATAAATAA
- a CDS encoding GxxExxY protein, which translates to MTENELSYKIIGSAIEVHKNLGAGLLENTYELALAYELKKLGLDVKQQIYLPLQYKEFNIENAYKIDLLIEDKIIVEVKSVLEMHSVFKAQLLTYLKLTNLKLGLLINFNTPLIKDGIHRIVNNL; encoded by the coding sequence ATGACAGAAAATGAATTGTCCTACAAAATAATAGGATCGGCAATTGAGGTACATAAAAATCTCGGAGCTGGATTATTAGAAAACACGTACGAATTAGCGTTAGCTTATGAATTAAAAAAATTAGGACTTGATGTAAAACAACAAATTTATTTGCCTTTACAATACAAAGAATTTAATATTGAAAATGCTTATAAAATTGATTTGCTAATAGAAGATAAAATTATCGTTGAAGTCAAGTCTGTGTTAGAAATGCATTCAGTTTTTAAAGCTCAATTATTAACTTATTTAAAATTGACAAACTTAAAGCTTGGGCTTCTGATTAATTTTAATACTCCTCTTATCAAAGACGGAATTCATAGAATTGTAAACAACTTATAG
- a CDS encoding beta-mannosidase: MNKTILFAFFFIQNILFGQLSERNLSSGKWQFKNSKENKWLTATVPGTVHLDLMNNKIISDPYKDENEKKVQWIENEDWDYQTTFKVSSKELQNQNIDLIFNGLDTFSEIYLNGKLLKKTDNMFRTWKIPVKNDLKIGNNILQIKFKSSVNVGKDLAKKVPFTMPESPRSFVRKAQYQFGWDWGPRLVTAGIWKDVQLNFWNFAIIKNIKNTQAIFENKAKINFEIEIDAQVSGTYYLKINDLSKMVSLKKGNNKIEFPYEIKNPKLWQPNGWGNANLYDFEIGLAKNQEYIQTKNLKIGLRTIELIQEKDEKGKSFYFKVNGNPIYAKGANWIPSDSFTPRITKEKYQKLIKDCKEANMNMIRVWGGGIYEDNEFYKACDENGILVWQDFMFAGSFYPSDEAFLNNVKEEVKDQVNRLQNHPSIALWCGNNEIDEAIVNWGYQKQFKYSKEDSLQVWKDYKKIFHEVIPNTLKENLNADKNIYWPTSPSIGWGHKESLTEGDSHYWGVWWGEQPFEIYNEKVPRFASEYGFQGMPSLEAVKSMFSGKQDLSLENSTIKAHEKNARGFHIIDEYMKRDYIVPTDFVKYNYVSQLLQARGMKIAIEAHRRAKPYNMGTLYWQLNDCWPVISWSSIDYLGNWKALHYQVKRSFKNQVILTEEIDGFLNFYAINDELKKFEDIKVEIQVVDFYGKILNDLTTVQDGKTLDGIAKIDHIEIKNLIKYSNKNEVFLKLILKDINKKNIAENIHFFAKPKDLKLTKPNIKIKKISPTEIEISTDVLAKDIYLMGDTHFSDNFFDLLPKTSKRIILSKSLQEVEVMSLWDTMNN; the protein is encoded by the coding sequence ATGAACAAAACTATCCTTTTTGCTTTCTTTTTTATTCAAAATATCCTTTTTGGCCAGCTTTCAGAACGGAATTTATCTTCTGGAAAATGGCAATTCAAAAATTCAAAAGAAAATAAATGGCTCACGGCCACCGTGCCAGGAACAGTTCATTTGGATTTGATGAATAATAAAATCATTTCCGATCCTTACAAAGATGAAAATGAAAAGAAAGTTCAATGGATAGAAAATGAAGATTGGGATTATCAGACAACTTTCAAGGTTTCATCAAAAGAATTGCAGAATCAAAATATTGATTTGATTTTTAATGGATTGGATACATTTTCAGAAATTTATCTGAACGGAAAATTGTTGAAGAAAACGGATAATATGTTCAGAACATGGAAAATTCCTGTAAAAAATGATTTAAAAATTGGAAATAATATTTTACAGATTAAATTTAAATCGTCAGTCAATGTTGGTAAAGATTTAGCCAAAAAAGTTCCGTTTACCATGCCGGAATCTCCAAGAAGCTTTGTGAGAAAAGCGCAATATCAGTTCGGATGGGATTGGGGCCCGAGATTGGTTACCGCAGGAATCTGGAAAGATGTACAATTGAATTTCTGGAATTTTGCAATCATTAAAAATATTAAAAACACTCAGGCTATTTTCGAAAATAAAGCAAAAATAAACTTTGAAATTGAAATTGATGCTCAGGTTTCGGGAACATATTATTTGAAAATCAACGATTTGAGTAAAATGGTTTCTCTTAAAAAGGGTAATAATAAAATTGAGTTTCCGTATGAAATTAAAAATCCAAAACTTTGGCAACCCAATGGATGGGGAAATGCAAATCTCTATGACTTTGAAATTGGATTGGCGAAAAATCAAGAATATATTCAAACTAAAAACTTAAAAATAGGTCTCAGAACAATTGAATTAATTCAGGAAAAAGACGAAAAAGGAAAATCTTTCTATTTTAAAGTTAATGGAAATCCTATTTATGCAAAAGGTGCAAACTGGATTCCTTCTGATAGTTTTACGCCGAGAATTACCAAAGAAAAATACCAAAAACTCATCAAAGACTGCAAAGAAGCGAACATGAACATGATCCGTGTCTGGGGTGGCGGAATTTACGAAGACAATGAATTTTACAAAGCCTGCGATGAAAACGGAATCTTGGTTTGGCAGGATTTCATGTTTGCGGGAAGTTTTTATCCGTCTGATGAAGCGTTTTTAAACAATGTAAAAGAAGAGGTGAAAGACCAAGTTAACCGACTTCAAAATCATCCGTCAATTGCTTTATGGTGTGGAAATAACGAAATTGATGAAGCCATTGTCAATTGGGGCTATCAAAAGCAATTCAAATATTCAAAAGAAGATTCTTTACAGGTTTGGAAAGATTATAAGAAGATTTTTCATGAAGTGATTCCAAATACTTTAAAAGAAAACTTGAATGCTGATAAAAATATTTACTGGCCAACTTCACCTTCAATCGGTTGGGGTCACAAAGAAAGTCTGACAGAAGGAGATTCTCATTATTGGGGAGTTTGGTGGGGCGAACAACCGTTTGAGATTTATAACGAAAAAGTTCCAAGATTTGCTTCAGAATACGGTTTTCAGGGAATGCCAAGTCTGGAAGCTGTAAAATCTATGTTTTCAGGGAAGCAGGATTTAAGTTTAGAAAATTCAACAATAAAGGCTCATGAAAAAAATGCGCGTGGCTTTCATATTATTGATGAATACATGAAGCGTGATTATATCGTTCCGACAGATTTTGTAAAATATAATTATGTTTCTCAACTGCTTCAGGCTCGAGGAATGAAGATTGCCATTGAAGCCCACCGTCGGGCAAAACCTTACAATATGGGAACTTTGTATTGGCAGTTGAATGATTGTTGGCCGGTTATTTCATGGTCATCGATCGATTATTTGGGAAATTGGAAAGCGTTGCATTATCAGGTAAAAAGAAGTTTTAAAAATCAGGTGATTTTAACGGAAGAAATAGACGGGTTTTTGAATTTTTACGCCATTAATGATGAATTAAAAAAGTTTGAAGATATAAAAGTAGAAATTCAGGTTGTTGATTTTTATGGGAAAATTTTAAATGATTTAACTACGGTTCAGGATGGGAAAACATTGGATGGAATTGCGAAGATTGATCATATAGAAATTAAAAATTTAATTAAATATTCCAATAAAAATGAAGTCTTTTTAAAATTAATTTTAAAAGATATAAATAAAAAGAACATTGCAGAAAATATTCACTTTTTCGCAAAACCAAAAGACTTAAAACTCACAAAACCCAATATTAAAATCAAGAAAATTTCTCCGACAGAAATCGAAATTTCAACTGATGTTCTGGCGAAAGACATTTATTTAATGGGCGACACCCATTTTTCTGATAACTTTTTTGATCTGCTTCCAAAAACTTCAAAAAGAATTATACTTTCAAAATCTTTGCAAGAAGTTGAGGTGATGAGTTTGTGGGATACGATGAATAATTAA
- the priA gene encoding replication restart helicase PriA has translation MQYAQIVLPLNLKGSFTYRVPEELLPEIQVGMRVLVPFGGKKIYTGIVFELHDSKPENFVAKEVISLLDNKPIVPMEQIRFWNWLSDYYLCGLGEIYRFAFPSSLKLESETYLKLKPNIKVDFENLDVNEMYLIQALEVRQLINLTDIEAFIPKKDIVKTINSLIDLQYIEIDEKIAEKYKAKEVAYVKIKDEFLKSENLTETLLALKRAQKQKELFLHILEKQTENPDLHIKKSELFEDGYFGSSHFKSLADKNLVEEYYMQKDRIESYEGEIEEIEELSEAQKIAKSEVDEAFEEGENVLLHGVTSSGKTHIYLEKIEECISEEKNVLFLLPEISLTKQITQRLEKKYGRQLGFYHQKLTDFERVEVWRRIRQNDIKILIGTRNALFLPFQNLGLIVVDEEHDSAYKPREVSPFFNAKDAALILGNFYNARVILGSATPSVESYYNARKDRMKYVFLEERFGNVNLPEYELINFKEAQDSKKVSGNFSLHLIDEIKKTLEEKNQAIVLHNRRGYANVVECETCGYVNYCSNCDVVMTYHKAANEMKCHYCGQRASKPKACPKCYSENLNERGVGVEQIHEEVSKLFPDNEVDRMDVDSMRKKFAYEKLYEKIEGRETDIVVGTQMISKGLDFDHIELVAIPKADSMLYVQDFRAEERAYQLITQVSGRAGRVSGKGKVLIQTFNPDHSVFQLIKMNNPAKVYKYILTERQKFHYPPFTKLIMIELKHRKEDKVNRASQFLGSVLRKYLPEDCVLGPEKAQIARLNNLYQFQIMLKLPRGKKYEEYKKLVLISLKEFEEITAYQSIKKDVFVDF, from the coding sequence TTGCAATACGCTCAAATTGTTTTACCGTTAAATTTAAAGGGTTCTTTCACTTACAGAGTTCCTGAAGAATTATTGCCTGAAATCCAGGTAGGAATGCGTGTTTTGGTTCCGTTTGGTGGAAAGAAAATTTATACGGGAATTGTTTTTGAGCTTCATGACAGTAAACCTGAAAATTTTGTTGCTAAAGAAGTGATCAGTCTTTTGGACAACAAACCGATTGTTCCGATGGAGCAGATCAGGTTTTGGAACTGGCTTTCAGACTATTATTTGTGTGGTTTGGGAGAAATTTACCGCTTTGCTTTTCCGTCTTCTTTAAAGCTTGAAAGTGAAACGTATTTAAAATTAAAGCCCAATATAAAGGTTGATTTTGAGAATCTGGATGTCAATGAAATGTATCTTATTCAGGCTTTGGAAGTTCGCCAGCTGATTAATTTAACAGATATTGAAGCTTTTATCCCTAAAAAAGATATCGTAAAAACCATCAACTCATTAATTGATCTGCAATACATCGAAATTGATGAAAAAATTGCTGAGAAATATAAAGCAAAAGAAGTTGCTTATGTTAAAATTAAAGATGAGTTTTTAAAAAGTGAAAATCTCACAGAAACTCTTCTGGCATTAAAAAGAGCGCAGAAACAGAAAGAGCTTTTTCTTCATATTTTAGAAAAACAGACTGAAAACCCCGATTTGCATATCAAAAAGTCCGAGCTTTTTGAAGACGGATATTTTGGAAGCTCGCATTTCAAATCTTTGGCAGATAAAAATCTTGTAGAAGAATATTATATGCAGAAAGACAGGATTGAAAGTTATGAAGGTGAAATTGAGGAAATCGAAGAGCTTTCAGAAGCTCAGAAGATTGCAAAAAGTGAAGTCGATGAAGCTTTTGAAGAAGGGGAAAATGTCTTACTTCACGGCGTAACTTCATCCGGAAAAACGCATATTTATTTAGAAAAAATTGAGGAGTGTATCAGTGAAGAAAAAAACGTTCTTTTTTTGCTTCCCGAAATTTCTTTAACGAAACAAATTACTCAGCGTTTAGAGAAAAAATACGGCAGGCAGTTAGGTTTTTACCATCAGAAACTCACTGATTTCGAGCGGGTGGAAGTTTGGCGGAGAATTCGTCAAAATGATATTAAAATCCTTATCGGAACACGGAATGCATTGTTTCTGCCGTTTCAGAATTTAGGTTTGATTGTTGTCGATGAAGAACACGATTCAGCTTACAAACCAAGAGAAGTTTCGCCCTTTTTTAATGCTAAGGATGCTGCGTTGATATTAGGTAATTTCTATAACGCAAGAGTAATTTTGGGTTCTGCAACTCCTTCCGTAGAAAGCTATTATAATGCGAGAAAAGATAGGATGAAATATGTTTTTCTCGAAGAACGCTTCGGAAATGTTAATCTTCCGGAATATGAGTTGATTAATTTTAAAGAAGCTCAGGATTCCAAAAAAGTATCGGGTAATTTTTCTTTGCATTTAATTGATGAAATTAAGAAAACGTTAGAAGAAAAAAATCAGGCTATTGTTCTGCACAATCGACGGGGCTACGCTAATGTAGTGGAATGTGAAACCTGCGGATATGTAAACTACTGTTCCAATTGTGATGTTGTGATGACGTATCATAAAGCTGCCAACGAAATGAAATGCCATTACTGTGGTCAGAGAGCTTCAAAACCAAAAGCTTGCCCCAAATGCTATTCTGAAAATCTGAATGAAAGAGGAGTTGGGGTAGAGCAGATTCATGAAGAAGTTTCAAAATTATTTCCTGATAATGAAGTTGATAGGATGGATGTAGATTCTATGCGAAAGAAATTTGCCTACGAAAAACTATACGAAAAAATCGAAGGCCGCGAAACAGATATTGTTGTTGGGACTCAGATGATTTCCAAAGGTCTGGATTTTGATCATATTGAGTTGGTAGCGATTCCAAAAGCAGATTCTATGCTGTATGTTCAGGATTTCAGGGCAGAAGAAAGGGCATATCAATTAATTACACAGGTTTCAGGACGTGCAGGAAGAGTTTCGGGGAAAGGGAAAGTTTTAATTCAGACTTTTAATCCGGATCATTCTGTTTTTCAATTAATTAAAATGAATAATCCTGCGAAGGTTTACAAATATATTTTAACGGAACGCCAAAAATTCCATTATCCGCCTTTCACAAAATTAATCATGATTGAGCTGAAACACAGAAAAGAAGATAAAGTAAATCGTGCTTCTCAGTTTTTAGGATCGGTTTTAAGAAAATACCTGCCCGAAGATTGTGTTTTAGGACCGGAAAAAGCTCAGATTGCGAGACTTAATAATTTATACCAATTTCAGATCATGCTGAAGCTTCCAAGAGGTAAAAAGTATGAAGAATATAAGAAGCTGGTTTTAATAAGTCTAAAAGAATTTGAAGAAATTACTGCTTACCAAAGCATTAAAAAAGACGTTTTTGTGGATTTTTAA